The genomic region CGCAGGCGGTGGAGACGCTGAACGAGGGCGAGCGCATGTCCGTCGCCGCCGTCGCCGGCAAGGCCGGCACGCACGAGGTCGTGCGCTCCGTGCTCGCCGCCGAGATGACCGTGCAGACGGTCGTGTCGATCCGCGACCGCATGGTGCAGGCCTATCAGGACGTTATGCGGATGGCGATCTGAGCGCGTGTGTTGGGACGCATTGCCCCCTCCCTAACCCTCCCCCGCTTCGCAGGGGAGGGGATGACCTCCCTCCCTTGCGAAGCGGGGGAGGGAAGGGACCCGCGAAGCGGGAAGGGTGGGGGCAACACGCTCCCTAGGAGAACCCCCATGAACGAAGCCGACGTGCTGGAAGTCCTGCGCACGGGCATCTGGACGATGCTGCTGATCGCCGCGCCGCCGCTGGTCATCGCGGTCCTGGTGGGCGTGGCGATCTCGCTCGTCCAGGCGCTGACCCAGGTGCAGGAGATGACGCTGACCTTCGTGCCGAAGATCGTCGCCATCCTGGTCACCACCGTGCTGGCGCTGCCCTTCATGTACGGCGCGCTCACCACCTACGCCGACCGGCTGGGCAGCCTGATCGTCTCGGTGCGGTGACATGCGGCGGCTGGCCGGACTGGCGGCGCTGCTCCTGGCCGGGACCGCGACCGCCGCGGACGTGAAGCCGCAGGCCGCGCAGATCGGCACCTGGTCCACCGCTCTCTACGCGCCGCGGGTCCTGCCCGCGCGCAGCCTGCCGCCGGAGGCCGCCTGCATCGACGCCATCCTGGCGGCGGAGCGGGAGGCGGGGGTGACCGACCACATGCTCCTCGCCATGGGCTTCACCGAGGCCGGGCGGATGACCGCCGACCGGCTGTTCACCGTCTGGCCCTGGACCGTCAACACCGAAGGCGCCTCCCAGTACTTTCCGACGCGCGAGGAGGCCATCGCCTTCGTGCGCGCCGCGCAGGCGCGGGGCACGCGCTCCATCGACGTCGGCTGCCTCCAGGTGAACCTTAAATGGCACCCCGACGCCTTTCCCGACCTTGAGACCGCCTTCGACCCGCGCGCCAACGCCCGCTACGCCGCGCGCTTCCTGGGCGACCTGCACCGCGCGCAGGGATCGCTGGACGCCGCCATCGCCCGCTACCACTCCGCCCAGTCGGAGCGCGGAGCGGCCTACCGCGAGCGGGTCGGCGGCAACCGGCGCTGGGTGGCCGGCGCCATGGATTACCTGAAGACGCTGGCCGCCGGCCCCCAAGTGGCCACTTCCCAAGCCGCCCCCGGTGCGCTGCCCGCCTGGGGCCGGGCGGAGCTGGGCCGCTTGTCCTTCCTGTCCAGCCTCTACGCCAACGCGGCGGTGAAACCCCTCCTGCCGGGCGCGGACTGACCCCGACGTAAAAGCCGGTTTTACCGCGGGACGCTAGCGTACCAACGGTGCCGCACCCTGGAGTTCCCGCATGGCTTTCACGGACACCCTTCGGAACCGGATGACCAGCCTCGGCGATGCCGGGCTGGCGAACCGCGACGTGCTGTTCGCGCTGGCCATCGTGCTGGTGCTGGCCGTGCTGTTCCTGCCGGTGCCGACCTGGTTCCTCGACCTCGGGCTGGCGCTGTCGCTGGCGGTCAGCGTGCTGATCCTGATGGTCTCGCTGTGGATCTCCCGGCCGCTGGACTTCTCGTCCTTCCCGACGGTGCTGCTGGTCGTCACGGTGCTGCGGCTGGCGCTGAACATCGCGTCCACCCGCCTGATCCTCAGCCACGGGCACACCGGCCCGTCCGCCGCCGGCCATGTGATCGAGGGCTTCAGCCAGTTCATCATGGGCGGCAACTTCGTGATCGGCGTGGTGATCTTCGCCATCCTGATCGTCATCAACTTCGTGGTCATCACCAAGGGCGCCACCCGCATCGCGGAGGTCGGCGCGCGCTTCACGCTGGACGCCATCCCCGGCAAGCAGATGGCCATCGACGCCGACCTGTCCGCCGGCATGATCGACGACGTCGAGGCCCGCCGCCGCCGCAAGGAACTGGAGGACGAGAGCACCTTCTTCGGCGCCATGGACGGCGCGTCGAAGTTCGTGCGCGGCGACGCGGTGGCCGGGCTGGTCATCACCGCCATCAACGTGCTGGGCGGCATGGCCATCGGCATGGCGCAGCAGGGCATGTCCTTCGAATCCGCGGCGTCGGTCTACACCATCCTGACGGTGGGCGACGGTTTGGCGACGCAGATTCCGGCGCTGGTCGTCTCGCTGGCCGCTGGCCTGCTGGTGACCAAGGGCGGCAACGTCGGCTCCGCCGATCAGGCGGTGCTCGCCCAGCTCGGCGGCTATCCCAAGGCGCTGATGGTGGCGGGCGGGCTGCTCTGCACGCTGGGCGTGACGCCGGGCCTGCCGGCCGCCCCCTTCGTCCTGCTCGGCGGCGGCTTCGGCGCGGCGGGCTGGTACGCGATGCGCGGCAAGATGCGCCGCGCCGCACTCGCCCGGCTGGAGGAAAGCCGCAAGGCGCCCACCGCCCCGGCCGAGGAGGCGGTGGAGGACATGCTGAAGGTGGACGAGGTGAAGGTGGAGGTCGGCAACCACCTCGTCCCGCTGATCCTCAACAAGAACGGCCCGCTGACCGGCAAGGTGAAGACGCTGCGCAAGCGTTTCGCCAAGGAATTCGGCTTCATCCTGCCGTCGGTGCGCATCAAGGACAGCAGCTTCCTGCCGCCCAAAGGCTATGTGGTCAGTGTGATGGGCGTCGAGGTGGCGAGCGGCGAGGTGCGGCCCAAGCAGCTGCTCGCCATCGACCCGTCCGGCGGGGCGGCCCCCGACCTGCCCGGCGAGGCGACGCGGGAGCCGACCTTCAACCTTCAGGCCCGCTGGATCGACCCGGCGCGCCACGAGGAGGCTATCGCCAAGGGCTACACGGTGGTCGACCCGGAAAGCGTCATCACCACCCACCTGACCGAGGTCATCAAGGACCATCTCTCCACCCTGCTGACTTTCGCCGCCATGCAGAAGCTGCTCGACGGGCTGGGGCGGGAGTACCAGAAGCTGATCGCCGACATGGTGCCGTCGCGCATTACCTTGGTGGTGGTGCAGCGCGTGCTCCAGGCGCTGCTGGCGGAGCGGGTGTCGATCCGCAACCTGCCGGCCATCGTCGAGGCCATCGCCGAGGCGGTAAACTGGACGCGCAACATCACGCTGGTCACCGAGCATGTGCGGGCGCGGCTCGGCCAGCAGATCTGCCAGTCGCTGACGGCACCCGACGGCTTCGTCCCGGTCATCGTCCTGACCCCGCGCTGGGAGCAGGCGCTCCAGCAGAGTGTCATCGCGGAGGGCGAGGATCGCCGCTTCGCCATGCCGCCGACCCAGGTGCAGGAGTTCCTGACGGCGCTGCGCATCACCATCCAGAAGCACGCCACGCCGCAGGTCTGGCCGGCGCTGCTGGTCGGGGCGGAGGTGCGGCCCTTCGTGCGCTCCCTGCTGGAGCGGGTCAGCCCGATGACCCCGGTCATCAGCCACGCCGAGCTGCACCGCAAGGTGTCCGTCAAGACGATCGACCAGGTTTGAGGGATCGGTGATGGACACGCTCGCCGACCTGCTCAGCCTGGAGGTCTACCGCGCCTTCCTGGTCTTCGCCCGCGTCGCGGCGGCGGTCAGCCTGCTGCCCGGCTTCGGCGAGCTGGCGGTGCCGCCGCGCGTCCGGCTGTGCATCGCGATTCCGGTGGCGCTGGCGCTGACCCCGACCGTGCCCGGTCTGCCCGACCGGCTGCCCCCCGACGCCGCGGTGATGCTGGAGCAGATCTTCGCGGAAACGGTGGCCGGCGCCTTCCTCGGGCTGGGGGCCAAGCTGTTCCTGGCGTCGCTCCAGGTCGCCGGCAACATCGCCGCCCAGGCGATGGGCCTCGCCAACCCCTTCGGCACCGACGCGGCGGGGTTCGAGAGCGGGTCGATCCTGTCGGGCACGCTGGTCATCGCCGGGCTGGCTCTGCTGTTCGCGCTCGATCTGCATTACCTGATGATCGATGCGCTGGTGCGCTCCTACGGAAGCTGGCCGGCGGCGACGCTGCCCGATCCCGGCATGGTGGCGGGGCGCTACGCCCAGCTCGTCGGCGTCACCTTCCGGCTGGGGGTGCAGATGGCGGCGCCGTTCCTGGTGTTCGGCATGATCGCCAACATGGCGCTGGCTCTGGTCAACCGGGTGATGCCCTCTATGCCCGTCTATTTCGTTGCCACCCCGGCGATGGTCGGCGGCGGGATGCTGGTCTTCCTGGTGACGGCGGGGGCCATGGTCACCGCCGCGCTCGCCGCAATGGCCGGCTGGCTCGGCGGGCGATGAGAAGGGGGCGGTGAGGAGGCGGCGATGTCCGACAACACCCAGGACGAGGAACAGAAAACCGAGGAGCCGACCGAGAAGCGTCTGCGCGAGGCGATGGAGAAGGGCGACGTCCCCCGCGCCCGCGACGTCGGTCTGGCCGCCACCATGGCGGCGGCCTGGCTGATCGCCGCGGCGGGCGGGCCGCTCGCCGCCTCGCGCATCGCCGAGGTGCTGCTGCCGCTGATCGAGAATCCGAACGACATCCGGCTCGACGGCGGTCCCTACGACGTGATGAACAGCCTGCGCTGGCTGATCGGCGGGGTGGCGGTGGCGATGCTACCGGTGCTGGGCCTGCTGGTCGGCGGGGCGGTGGTGTCGGCGGTGGGGCAAGGGCCGCTGCTCGCCGCCAGCGACCGCATCCGGCCCAAGCTGTCGCACCTGTCGCCGCTCAGCGGCTGGCGGCGCATCTTCGCGCGCCACGCGCTGGTCGAATTCGTGAAGAGTCTCGTGAAACTGGCGATCATCGCCTGCGCCGTCTGGTTCGCCGTGGCGCCCTACATCGATTGGACGGAGGGGATCGTGGGCATGGACGTTGCGGCGCTTCCCGACCTGCTGCGGGACCTGACCCTGCGGCTGCTGCTGGCCGTCCTTCTAGCGACGGTGGTGATGGCCGCCGTGGACGTGCTGTGGAACCGGCTGGAATGGCGGCGCCGCCTGCGCATGACCTTCCAGGAGTTGAAGGACGAGTTCAAGCAGACCGAGGGCGATCCGCACCTGAAGGCGAAGCTGCGCGAGATCCGGCGCGACCGCTCGAAGCGCCGCATGATGGCGAACGTGCCGCGCGCCACGGTGGTCATTGCCAACCCGACCCACTTTGCGGTGGCGCTGGAGTATGACCGCGCCAAGATGCCGGCGCCGGTCTGCCTCGCCAAGGGGGCCGACCTCGTGGCGCTGCGCATCCGCGCGGTGGCCGAGGAGAACGGGGTCCCGGTGATCGAGAACCCGCCGCTGGCCCGCGCCCTCTACGCCGCGTCGGAGGTCGACGCGGTGATCCCGCTCCAGCATTACCAGGCGGTGGCCGAGGTGATGATGTATGTGCTGCGCCTGAAGAACGGCGGGGCCGCGCAGCCGGCGCAACGGGCGTGACGGGGCGGGCCTGATCGGGCGAACGCCGGATGGATTGGAAGTCCGCTTAATGTCTTCTCAACGGGTTTGGCGGTAGACGAAAGGAATCCTCCCCTTCCGCGGCGCATCACGGCAATGAGCGACGGCGACGACCTGTTCGAGATGTACCGCTCCGACCGCGCCGCCTCCGGCGCGCTGAAGGGGGAGGCGCTGGCCGCCGCGCTGGCCGACAACGTGCGGCGCAGCTTCGCCGAGATGGACCGGCTGATCCCGGAGGTGACCCAGGCGCTCGCCCAGGCCCGCTACACGCTGCGCCTCGCCCCCGCGGTGGTGGACCGCAGCGCCTACGTCCAGCACGACCGCTCGTCCGAGAGCTTCCGTGATTACCTGCGCCTGTGGAGCCACCGCCGCGCCGAGGCGGGCAGCGGCGGGATGCATTGGGAAGCGAAGATCCTGGTCACCGACAGCCGCCGCCGCACGGCGGAACTCGGGCTCGGCGTCGCCGTCGAATGGCCGACCGCGGACCGTGCGGCCGATTGCGCCTTCGTGGAGTTCTGGACGACCGGCCAGGGGGTGAACCTGCCCTCCGAGGGCCGCAACTTCCAGCGCGCCCTGGTCGCCTGCCTGCGGCGGCTGGAAGAGGCGGGGGAAATCACGCCCGCCGGGAAGCGCTGACCGCGGCATTCGGGCGGCCATCACCTCCCCTCACCGCTCGAACTTCGTCGCCATGATGATCGACGAGGTCGTGCGCTCGATGCCGTCGATGGCGCCGATGCGGTCGATCAGCGCGTCCATCTCCTCCATGGTTCCAGTCCGCACCACAGCGATCAGGTCGTGCGCGCCGCTGATGGCGTGGAGCGCCCGCACCTCCGGAATCCGCTTCAGCGCCTGGACCACGGCGGCGGTCAGCTTGGGCGACAGGTTGAGGGAGACGTGGGCGCGGATCATCCGGCGCGCCGTTTCGTCTGACAGCCGCACCGTGTAGCCGGCGATCACCCCACGCTCCTCCAGCCGCTGGATGCGGCTCTGCACCGTGCTGCGCGACACCCGCAGGCGGCGGGCCAGCGCGGCGGTGGGCTCCCGCGCGTTGTCCTGAAGCGCGTCGAGAAGCTGCTGATCCAGCTCGTCCATCATATCGCCGGCCTTTCCGTCAATCTGCCGAGCATAGTCGGGCGTTTCGGCACCCTGCACCCTGCACATCGACAGGCCGTCCGGTCAAGATTGCGCCATAACGACGCAAACCAAAGAAGCAGGGGGTACGGGACGATGCGCGACATTCTTCTGATGGGCGGCGGCAAGATCGGCGAGACCATCGGCGACTTCCTGAAGGCCACGGGCGATTACCGGGTGACCGTCGCCGACCGTTCGGCGGAGGCGCTGGAGCGGCTGCCGACGCACCCGCGGATGGAGACGCGCGTGGTGGACGCCGCCGACCCGGCCGAACTCGCCGAGGCCATGCGCGGCAAGTTCGCGGTGCTGAGCGCGCTGCCCTACCACCTGACGGTCGGCGTGGCGGAGGCGGCGCGGGACGCCGGCACCCACTACCTCGACCTGACCGAGGACGTGGCGAGCACGCGGCGCGTCAAGGAGCTGGCCGACGGCGCGCCCTGCGCCTTCATCCCGCAATGCGGGCTGGCGCCGGGCTTCATCTCCATCGTCGCCAACGACGTGGCCTCGCGCTTCGACACGCTGGACACGGTGCGGATGCGCGTCGGCGCGCTGCCGAAGTACCCGTCCAACGCCCTGAACTACAACCTGACCTGGAGCACCGAGGGCGTCATCAACGAGTATCTGGAGCCCTGCGAGGCCATCGTCGAAGGCCGCCTCGTCTCCGTGCCGCCGCTGGAGGAGCGCGAGGAGTTCTCCCTCGACGGCGTGCTGTACGAGGCGTTCAACACCTCGGGCGGGCTGGGCACGCTGTGCGAGACGCTGGCGGGCAAGGTGCGGACGCTGAATTACCGCTCCGTCCGCTATCCGGGGCACCGCGACCTGATGAAGGCGCTGCTGCATGACCTGCGGCTGGGCAGCCGGCGGGAGCTGCTGAAGGACATCCTGGAACACTCGATTCCGGCAACGCTCCAGGACGTCGTGCTGATCTTCGTGACGGTGACCGGGACGAAGCGGGGGCGGCTGCTCCAGGAAACCTACGCCAACAAGATCTACGGGCGGGAGATCGGCGGCACCTTCTACAACGGCATCCAGATCACCACCGCGTCGGGCATGTGCGCCGTGCTCGACCTGCTGGCCGACGGCACGCTGCCGCAGCGGGGTTTCGTGAAGCAGGAGGAGGTGCGCTACGCCGACTTCATCGCCAACCGCTTCGGGCGCAACTACGCGATGACCGACGCGGCACCCCAGCAAGGCGCTCAGCAGGGGGTGGGGCGCGCCGCCTGAGCGGGCGCCTCACCCCCACCGGGCCGCGTCTTAGATCACCTCGCGGGCGCGGCCCTTGAAGACGGTGGCGGCGATCTTCAGGGCGTCGGGGGTGCCGCGGGCCAGCGCCTCGGTGAAGTGCAGCGCCTGCTTGGCCTGGACCTTCGGCGGCATCGGCGGCTCGTTGGTGTCGACGAGGCAGTCGACCACCACCGGCCCCGGATGGGCCAGCGCGGCGTCCAGCGTGGCGCCGCAGTCCTTCGGATCGGTGATGGTGAAACCCCGGCCGCCGCAGGCCTCCGCCACCTTGGCGAAGTCGATGGGCTGGAGGTCGCAGACATACTCGGGGTTGCCAAGCATGGCGATCTGCTCCCACTTGATCTGGCCGAGCGAGTTGTTGTTGCTGATGATGACCTTGATCGGCAGCTTGTACTTCACCGCCGTGGCGAAGTCGGCCATCAGCATGGAAAAGCCGCCGTCCCCGACATAGGCGACCACCTGCCGTCCGGGATGGGCGAGCTGCGCCGCGATGGCGTAGGGGACGCCCGGCGCCATGGTGGCGAGATTGCCGGACAGGGAGTGCATCTGGCCGCGCCGCGCCGGGATCTGCCGCGCCCACCAGGTGGCGATGGTGCCGCTGTCGCAGGCGACGATGGCCGTGTCGGACAGGCGCTTGCCCAGCTCCCACGCGACGACCTGCGGCTTCATCGGCAGGTCGGGGCGGGTGCCGCGCTCCTCCATCAGCTTCATCCACTCCGCCTTGCCCGCCTGCGCCGTCTTCAGGAAGGAGCGGTCCTCGTGCCGCCGCACCCGCTCGGTCAGGATGTCCAGCGCCAGCCCGCAATCGCCGACCAGCCCAGCCTCCACTGGGTAGCGCAGGCCGATGCGCGCCGCGTCGATGTCGATCTGGATGGCGCGGGCCTGCCCCGGCTTCGGGTAATACTCGATGTAGGGGAAGGTCGAGCCAGCGATCAGCAGCGTGTCGCAGGTCTCCAGCGCCTCCTGCGAGGGGGCGGTGCCGAGCAGGCCGACCTGACCGGTGGTGAAGGGGCTGTCGTCCGGCACCGCGGCCTTGCCCAGCAGCGCCTTGACGATCACCGCGCCCAGCTTGTCGGCCAGCCGTTCGAGCTGGTCGGTCGCCTTCAGCGCGCCCTGCCCGGCCAGGATGACGACGCGCTTGCCGGCGTCGAGGATTTCCACGGCGCGGCGGGTCTGCGCCTCCGACGGGACGGGAAGCTGGGGGGCGAACAGGGCGGTGTTGTGGCCCTTCACGTTGCGCGGCGCCCGCATGTCGGCGCCGATGCCCTGCTCCTGCAAATCGACGGGGATGGTGATGTGTGACACGCCGCGGTGGGCGAGCGCGGTGCGGCAGGCCAGATTGGCGATGTTGCGGACATGCGCCGCCCCCATGACGCGCTGGTTGTAGAGCGCGACGTCCTGGAACACCTTGTCCAGCTCCACGTCCTGCTGGGTGTAGGTGCCGACGAGGTCGTGGTATTGCAGCCCGGTGATCGCCAGCACCGGCTGGTGGTCCAGCTTGGCGTCGTAGAGACCGTTCAGCAGATGCAGCCCGCCGGGGCCGGAGGTGGCGATGCACACGCCCAGCCGCCCGGTGAACTTGGCGTAGCCGCAGGCGGCAAAGGCCGCCGCCTCCTCGTGACGGACCTGGATGAAGCGGATCTCGTCCTGGCGGCGGCGCAACGCTTCGACGATGCCGTTGATGCCGTCGCCGGGCATGCCGAAGATCGTGTCCACACCCCAGTCCACCAGAACATCCACCAGGATGTCGGAAGCCGTGCTCGCCATGAGGGAGTCTCCGTCGCAAACGGTCGTGATGAAGTCGCTCGATCCATCGGCAACCGAGCGGAGCCGGGACGGTTCCCCGAACGGTGGAACGTTCTTAGCCCTTGACCTCAAGTTAAGTTGAGGTTTTAGAGTGACGCTTAATGTATCTGGCATGCCAGCGATGCCCCGTTCAGTCCGGGCGTCCAAAGGCAGGCCGGAGTGCAGGATGGAGTGCAGGATGGAGCAACCACCGGGGCGGGCGAAAGAATGACGACAACCGGTCTAAGGGAGAATGCGCAGCGGTCGGCGGCGACGACGCGGTCGATGCGCGTCCATCATATGGCGCGCGTCACACCGCAAGTGCTGCTGGTGGAGCTTCGCGACCCGGACGGCGAGGAGCTGCCGCCCTACGAGCCGGGCGCGCACATCGACGTGCATCTGCCGGACGGGGCGGTGCGCTCCTACTCATTGTGCGGCGACCCGGCGGATCGCTCCGCCTATCGGATCGCCGTTTTGAATCTGCCGGGCGGGCGGGGATCGCGCTTCATCCATGGGGAATTGCGGCTCGGCACCACAGTGACCATCAGTCCCCCCCGGAACAACTTCCGCTTCGACGCCGCCCAGCGCTACCGGTTCATCGCCGGGGGTATCGGCATCACGCCTCTGCTGCCGATGATCCGCGAGGCGTCGCGCCGGGGAGCGGACTGGGTCCTGCATTACTGCGTGCGCAGCGCGGCCGAGGCGCCATTCCTCGCCGAGCTTCGCGATCTGGCCAACGGCGAGGTGGTGGTCCACGCCGCGGACGAAGGCCGGCGGCTGGCGGTTGCCGACCTGCTCGCGGCGACGCCTGACGATGCCCTCGTCTACTGCTGCGGCCCGCAGCGCTTGATGGACGCGGTCGCGGATGCGGCGCGGCCGTCGCAGGACGTGCGCTTCGAATGGTTCACGCCGCGCGCGGATGCGGGGCGTGACGCGGCGCCGGACGATCGCTTCGAGGTCGTCTGCGCCCGCTCCGGCGTGACCGTCGCGGTGAAGGAGGGGGTGAGCGTGCTCGACGCGCTCGACGCCGCCGGCGTCGCGGTCGACTCCTCGTGCGAGCAGGGCATCTGCGGCACCTGCGAGACGGCGGTGCTGGAGGGGGAGCCCGACCATCGCGACAGCGTCCTGTCCGACGCCGAACGCGCCGCCGGAAAGACGATGATGATCTGCGTGTCGCGCGCCCGCAGCGCACGCCTGGTTCTGGACATTTGACCGAAACACAGGGACGAGGGGGGAACTCATGACCGAGAACGATCTGCAACGGCTGGGGCTGGCGCTGCTGAACAGCCCGGCCGAGGCCATCGCCTATTCCGACCGGGACGGCATCATCCGCTTTTGGAACGCGGGGGCGGAGCGCGTGTTCGGCTTCACCGCCGACGAGGCGCTCGGCCAGTCGCTGGACATCATCATTCCGGACCGTCAACGCCAACGCCATTGGGACGGCTACGATCAGGTGATGAAGACGGGCGAGAGCCGTTACGGCAGCGGCGACCTGCTGTCTGTGCCGGCGACGCGCAAGGACGGAACCCGCATCTCGGTCGAGTTCACCATCGTGCCGCTGAAGGACGCCGACGGGGCGATGCTCGGGATGGCGGCGGTCATGCGCGACGTCA from Azospirillum baldaniorum harbors:
- a CDS encoding flagellar hook-basal body complex protein FliE — protein: MIEPIGRAAAAYGLHRAPLAQPSPAASLATPPAAAAAASPSGETAASAESSFGAFLDRQVSQAVETLNEGERMSVAAVAGKAGTHEVVRSVLAAEMTVQTVVSIRDRMVQAYQDVMRMAI
- the fliQ gene encoding flagellar biosynthesis protein FliQ, which translates into the protein MNEADVLEVLRTGIWTMLLIAAPPLVIAVLVGVAISLVQALTQVQEMTLTFVPKIVAILVTTVLALPFMYGALTTYADRLGSLIVSVR
- a CDS encoding lytic transglycosylase domain-containing protein; translation: MRRLAGLAALLLAGTATAADVKPQAAQIGTWSTALYAPRVLPARSLPPEAACIDAILAAEREAGVTDHMLLAMGFTEAGRMTADRLFTVWPWTVNTEGASQYFPTREEAIAFVRAAQARGTRSIDVGCLQVNLKWHPDAFPDLETAFDPRANARYAARFLGDLHRAQGSLDAAIARYHSAQSERGAAYRERVGGNRRWVAGAMDYLKTLAAGPQVATSQAAPGALPAWGRAELGRLSFLSSLYANAAVKPLLPGAD
- the flhA gene encoding flagellar biosynthesis protein FlhA, producing MAFTDTLRNRMTSLGDAGLANRDVLFALAIVLVLAVLFLPVPTWFLDLGLALSLAVSVLILMVSLWISRPLDFSSFPTVLLVVTVLRLALNIASTRLILSHGHTGPSAAGHVIEGFSQFIMGGNFVIGVVIFAILIVINFVVITKGATRIAEVGARFTLDAIPGKQMAIDADLSAGMIDDVEARRRRKELEDESTFFGAMDGASKFVRGDAVAGLVITAINVLGGMAIGMAQQGMSFESAASVYTILTVGDGLATQIPALVVSLAAGLLVTKGGNVGSADQAVLAQLGGYPKALMVAGGLLCTLGVTPGLPAAPFVLLGGGFGAAGWYAMRGKMRRAALARLEESRKAPTAPAEEAVEDMLKVDEVKVEVGNHLVPLILNKNGPLTGKVKTLRKRFAKEFGFILPSVRIKDSSFLPPKGYVVSVMGVEVASGEVRPKQLLAIDPSGGAAPDLPGEATREPTFNLQARWIDPARHEEAIAKGYTVVDPESVITTHLTEVIKDHLSTLLTFAAMQKLLDGLGREYQKLIADMVPSRITLVVVQRVLQALLAERVSIRNLPAIVEAIAEAVNWTRNITLVTEHVRARLGQQICQSLTAPDGFVPVIVLTPRWEQALQQSVIAEGEDRRFAMPPTQVQEFLTALRITIQKHATPQVWPALLVGAEVRPFVRSLLERVSPMTPVISHAELHRKVSVKTIDQV
- a CDS encoding flagellar biosynthetic protein FliR produces the protein MDTLADLLSLEVYRAFLVFARVAAAVSLLPGFGELAVPPRVRLCIAIPVALALTPTVPGLPDRLPPDAAVMLEQIFAETVAGAFLGLGAKLFLASLQVAGNIAAQAMGLANPFGTDAAGFESGSILSGTLVIAGLALLFALDLHYLMIDALVRSYGSWPAATLPDPGMVAGRYAQLVGVTFRLGVQMAAPFLVFGMIANMALALVNRVMPSMPVYFVATPAMVGGGMLVFLVTAGAMVTAALAAMAGWLGGR
- the flhB gene encoding flagellar biosynthesis protein FlhB; translated protein: MSDNTQDEEQKTEEPTEKRLREAMEKGDVPRARDVGLAATMAAAWLIAAAGGPLAASRIAEVLLPLIENPNDIRLDGGPYDVMNSLRWLIGGVAVAMLPVLGLLVGGAVVSAVGQGPLLAASDRIRPKLSHLSPLSGWRRIFARHALVEFVKSLVKLAIIACAVWFAVAPYIDWTEGIVGMDVAALPDLLRDLTLRLLLAVLLATVVMAAVDVLWNRLEWRRRLRMTFQELKDEFKQTEGDPHLKAKLREIRRDRSKRRMMANVPRATVVIANPTHFAVALEYDRAKMPAPVCLAKGADLVALRIRAVAEENGVPVIENPPLARALYAASEVDAVIPLQHYQAVAEVMMYVLRLKNGGAAQPAQRA
- a CDS encoding Lrp/AsnC family transcriptional regulator, yielding MMDELDQQLLDALQDNAREPTAALARRLRVSRSTVQSRIQRLEERGVIAGYTVRLSDETARRMIRAHVSLNLSPKLTAAVVQALKRIPEVRALHAISGAHDLIAVVRTGTMEEMDALIDRIGAIDGIERTTSSIIMATKFER
- a CDS encoding saccharopine dehydrogenase family protein, with the translated sequence MRDILLMGGGKIGETIGDFLKATGDYRVTVADRSAEALERLPTHPRMETRVVDAADPAELAEAMRGKFAVLSALPYHLTVGVAEAARDAGTHYLDLTEDVASTRRVKELADGAPCAFIPQCGLAPGFISIVANDVASRFDTLDTVRMRVGALPKYPSNALNYNLTWSTEGVINEYLEPCEAIVEGRLVSVPPLEEREEFSLDGVLYEAFNTSGGLGTLCETLAGKVRTLNYRSVRYPGHRDLMKALLHDLRLGSRRELLKDILEHSIPATLQDVVLIFVTVTGTKRGRLLQETYANKIYGREIGGTFYNGIQITTASGMCAVLDLLADGTLPQRGFVKQEEVRYADFIANRFGRNYAMTDAAPQQGAQQGVGRAA
- a CDS encoding thiamine pyrophosphate-dependent enzyme, which translates into the protein MASTASDILVDVLVDWGVDTIFGMPGDGINGIVEALRRRQDEIRFIQVRHEEAAAFAACGYAKFTGRLGVCIATSGPGGLHLLNGLYDAKLDHQPVLAITGLQYHDLVGTYTQQDVELDKVFQDVALYNQRVMGAAHVRNIANLACRTALAHRGVSHITIPVDLQEQGIGADMRAPRNVKGHNTALFAPQLPVPSEAQTRRAVEILDAGKRVVILAGQGALKATDQLERLADKLGAVIVKALLGKAAVPDDSPFTTGQVGLLGTAPSQEALETCDTLLIAGSTFPYIEYYPKPGQARAIQIDIDAARIGLRYPVEAGLVGDCGLALDILTERVRRHEDRSFLKTAQAGKAEWMKLMEERGTRPDLPMKPQVVAWELGKRLSDTAIVACDSGTIATWWARQIPARRGQMHSLSGNLATMAPGVPYAIAAQLAHPGRQVVAYVGDGGFSMLMADFATAVKYKLPIKVIISNNNSLGQIKWEQIAMLGNPEYVCDLQPIDFAKVAEACGGRGFTITDPKDCGATLDAALAHPGPVVVDCLVDTNEPPMPPKVQAKQALHFTEALARGTPDALKIAATVFKGRAREVI
- a CDS encoding PDR/VanB family oxidoreductase codes for the protein MRVHHMARVTPQVLLVELRDPDGEELPPYEPGAHIDVHLPDGAVRSYSLCGDPADRSAYRIAVLNLPGGRGSRFIHGELRLGTTVTISPPRNNFRFDAAQRYRFIAGGIGITPLLPMIREASRRGADWVLHYCVRSAAEAPFLAELRDLANGEVVVHAADEGRRLAVADLLAATPDDALVYCCGPQRLMDAVADAARPSQDVRFEWFTPRADAGRDAAPDDRFEVVCARSGVTVAVKEGVSVLDALDAAGVAVDSSCEQGICGTCETAVLEGEPDHRDSVLSDAERAAGKTMMICVSRARSARLVLDI
- a CDS encoding PAS domain-containing protein, which gives rise to MTENDLQRLGLALLNSPAEAIAYSDRDGIIRFWNAGAERVFGFTADEALGQSLDIIIPDRQRQRHWDGYDQVMKTGESRYGSGDLLSVPATRKDGTRISVEFTIVPLKDADGAMLGMAAVMRDVTARFDELKALRRQAAGR